One genomic window of Niveibacterium sp. SC-1 includes the following:
- a CDS encoding CorA family divalent cation transporter, translating to MSANTSDGPGLVRHYRHVLLWPLQLRVEAARDWRGEPWELLTKVAGDVWQPVEDEFTLDPSEFQERHYQEFVSFLPYVQRFLYGEMRCARDRRDKGFGESPMRVMRRRDVAALRVWLTPETEPVTVSVAHADLYFFHDMDVVVLNVELYAEDLPLSLAQQMLYRFGRAYPSGWHASGQGLHNTWRSEWLDAEGRVLMHSDSSQRERFLHFVCEHRAPATSAHWAFLLQPLVQDAADEDGALRYRQIEYHRMPLLAYLALDNPRALTKEEFTRLGLVTSLRPGDALPKRDPSVTQFEERYCDDRFWTDCDDGPNTRFICTGSALIVVGDARSRYFRDANKGLLSQFRHQYFLLFLIAHFHRAVLLHFSGLLVDAISGLDANDNDSVRRFKRRIRSYFESFLRFSHRYWFFELSERGQVQSLFRRCSEQLGNDRLFAKIKDDIGEMSRYLDSDSQRRQSNTVVRLTVVTIFGLVATIVTGYFGMNVLLFSEAPLTHRIFYLVMVTAIALALTGFAIVKSKRLSDFIEALADERMDTRGKLSALGQVLWHRRSDDIQGR from the coding sequence ATGAGCGCCAACACGTCCGACGGCCCGGGTCTGGTCCGCCACTATCGCCACGTCTTGCTCTGGCCGCTGCAGCTGCGGGTGGAAGCGGCGCGCGATTGGCGCGGCGAGCCGTGGGAGCTGCTGACGAAGGTGGCGGGTGATGTGTGGCAGCCGGTCGAGGACGAATTCACCCTCGACCCGTCCGAGTTCCAGGAGCGCCACTACCAGGAATTCGTCTCCTTCCTGCCCTACGTGCAGCGCTTTCTTTACGGCGAAATGCGTTGCGCACGCGACCGTCGGGACAAGGGCTTTGGCGAATCGCCGATGCGCGTGATGCGTCGGCGCGACGTGGCGGCGCTGCGGGTATGGCTGACACCCGAGACCGAACCGGTCACGGTGTCGGTCGCCCACGCCGATCTGTACTTCTTCCACGACATGGATGTCGTCGTACTCAACGTCGAGCTGTATGCCGAGGACTTGCCGCTGTCGCTCGCGCAGCAGATGCTCTACCGCTTTGGCCGCGCCTATCCCTCGGGTTGGCACGCGTCGGGGCAGGGGCTGCACAACACCTGGCGCAGCGAGTGGCTCGACGCCGAAGGCCGCGTGCTGATGCATTCGGATTCGAGCCAGCGCGAACGCTTCCTGCACTTCGTCTGCGAGCACCGCGCACCGGCGACCTCGGCGCATTGGGCCTTCCTGCTGCAGCCGCTGGTGCAGGACGCCGCCGATGAAGACGGAGCGTTGCGTTACCGCCAGATCGAGTATCACCGGATGCCCTTGCTGGCCTACCTCGCGCTCGACAACCCGCGCGCGCTGACCAAGGAGGAGTTCACGCGGCTGGGGCTCGTAACCTCGCTGCGGCCCGGCGACGCCCTGCCGAAGCGCGACCCTTCGGTGACGCAGTTCGAGGAACGCTACTGCGACGACCGCTTCTGGACCGACTGCGACGACGGCCCCAACACGCGCTTCATCTGCACCGGCAGCGCGCTGATTGTGGTCGGCGACGCGCGCTCACGCTACTTCCGCGACGCCAACAAGGGGCTGCTCTCGCAGTTTCGCCACCAGTACTTCCTGCTCTTCCTGATCGCGCATTTCCATCGCGCGGTGCTGCTGCATTTTTCCGGATTGCTCGTCGATGCGATCAGCGGACTGGACGCCAATGACAACGATTCGGTGCGTCGATTCAAGCGCCGGATCCGTTCGTATTTCGAATCCTTCCTGCGCTTCTCGCACCGCTACTGGTTCTTCGAACTGTCCGAACGCGGCCAGGTGCAATCGCTGTTCCGGCGCTGTTCCGAGCAGCTCGGCAACGACCGCTTGTTCGCCAAGATCAAGGACGACATCGGCGAGATGAGCCGGTACCTGGACAGCGACAGCCAGCGGCGCCAGTCCAACACCGTCGTGCGCCTGACCGTGGTGACGATCTTCGGCCTGGTCGCCACGATCGTGACCGGCTACTTCGGCATGAACGTGCTCCTGTTTTCCGAAGCGCCGCTGACGCACCGGATCTTCTACCTCGTGATGGTCACGGCAATCGCGCTGGCATTGACGGGCTTCGCGATCGTCAAATCCAAGCGCCTGTCCGACTTCATCGAGGCCCTTGCGGATGAGCGCATGGACACGCGCGGCAAGCTTTCCGCGCTGGGCCAGGTGTTGTGGCACAGGCGCTCAGACGATATCCAGGGCCGTTAG
- a CDS encoding flavodoxin family protein, whose product MQKLAVIHHSAHGHTEFIARHIVAGASGVPQVEAQLLRAEDLARTPDDLLAYDGIILGSPTYLGGVSGPFKSFMDATGRLWRTQQLKGRLAAGFTVSSLPSGDKQSTLLSLFIFAMQHGMLWVGNPILPEQHSGVPYEEAANRLGSWSGLMAQAAHGSSADAFPPGDVKTARMFGRQFAESLLRVGPAERA is encoded by the coding sequence ATGCAAAAACTCGCCGTCATCCATCACAGTGCCCACGGGCACACCGAATTCATCGCGCGCCACATCGTGGCCGGCGCATCTGGAGTTCCCCAGGTCGAAGCGCAATTGCTCAGGGCGGAAGACCTCGCCCGCACGCCCGACGATCTCCTCGCCTACGACGGCATCATCCTCGGCTCACCGACCTACCTCGGCGGCGTCTCCGGGCCCTTCAAGTCCTTCATGGATGCCACCGGCCGCCTCTGGCGCACGCAGCAACTCAAGGGCCGCCTGGCGGCGGGCTTCACCGTGTCGTCGCTCCCGTCCGGAGACAAGCAATCCACCCTGCTCTCGCTCTTCATCTTCGCCATGCAGCACGGGATGCTCTGGGTGGGCAACCCGATCCTGCCGGAACAGCACAGCGGCGTGCCCTATGAGGAAGCGGCAAACCGGCTGGGATCATGGTCGGGTTTGATGGCGCAGGCAGCGCATGGATCGTCGGCCGACGCATTCCCGCCTGGCGATGTGAAAACGGCGCGGATGTTCGGGAGGCAGTTTGCGGAGAGTCTGCTGCGAGTGGGGCCAGCCGAGCGAGCGTGA
- a CDS encoding DUF2938 family protein has translation MFSAADIASIVLVGAGATAVMDLWLLLLRRLGVPVSSFALIGRWVGHFRHGRFAHAAIGKAPPVQGELVLGWAVHYATGIAYAGLLVAWCGGAWLRQPSALPALLFGIATVVVPLFVMQPAMGAGFAAMKTPTPLRNGLRSLANHAVFGFGLFLSAAALAWAAS, from the coding sequence ATGTTCTCTGCCGCTGATATCGCCTCAATCGTGCTCGTCGGCGCGGGCGCCACCGCCGTGATGGACCTGTGGCTGCTTCTGCTCAGGCGCCTCGGCGTGCCGGTGAGCAGCTTCGCGCTCATCGGGCGCTGGGTTGGACATTTCAGGCACGGGCGCTTCGCGCACGCCGCGATCGGGAAAGCCCCGCCGGTACAAGGAGAGTTGGTCTTGGGCTGGGCAGTCCACTACGCAACGGGTATTGCCTACGCGGGCCTGCTGGTCGCCTGGTGTGGCGGCGCGTGGTTGCGACAGCCCAGCGCCCTGCCCGCGCTCCTCTTCGGCATCGCGACGGTGGTGGTCCCGCTCTTCGTGATGCAGCCCGCGATGGGTGCGGGCTTCGCCGCGATGAAGACGCCGACGCCCTTGCGCAATGGCCTGCGCAGCCTCGCCAACCATGCGGTGTTCGGCTTCGGCCTCTTTCTCTCGGCCGCCGCCCTGGCGTGGGCGGCCTCCTGA
- a CDS encoding helix-turn-helix domain-containing protein: protein MDISEVARRSGVAASALRHYERMGLIRSLAREGGRRRFAPTVLDQLSLIALGQAAGFSLDEIRRMFTPEGETNIDRAMLAAKADEIDQVVKRLRAMSRGLRHAAVCPAPSHAECPTFQRLLKAASTGALEEGARNFRPRKKVATQSG from the coding sequence ATGGACATTTCAGAAGTCGCCAGACGCTCGGGCGTCGCAGCCTCCGCGCTGCGCCACTACGAGCGCATGGGCCTCATCCGTTCGCTCGCCCGCGAAGGCGGCCGCCGACGTTTTGCGCCTACGGTGCTGGACCAGCTCTCGCTCATCGCACTCGGTCAGGCGGCCGGTTTCTCGCTGGACGAGATCCGCAGGATGTTCACGCCCGAGGGCGAGACGAACATCGACCGCGCGATGCTCGCCGCCAAGGCGGACGAGATCGATCAGGTGGTCAAGCGCCTGCGCGCCATGAGCCGCGGATTGCGCCATGCCGCGGTCTGCCCGGCGCCGAGTCATGCCGAATGCCCGACCTTCCAGCGGCTCCTGAAGGCGGCATCGACGGGGGCCCTGGAAGAGGGCGCCCGCAATTTCCGCCCGAGGAAAAAGGTGGCCACGCAATCCGGCTAG
- a CDS encoding glutathione S-transferase family protein, which translates to MKVLGDIASGNCYKVKLVLAQLGIAHEWTHVAIGRGETRTAEFLRLNPNGKIPVLLLDNGEVLSESNAIINYLAEGSPLLPTDRLTRARVLEWQFFEQYSHEPYIAVARFINRYLGMPEHKRAEFESKQTGGLKALGVMEQQLGKTPFLVGEHYTIADVSLYAYTHVAHEGGFDLAAFPAVSTWVERVRQQPGHVTMEQFL; encoded by the coding sequence ATGAAAGTCCTCGGCGATATTGCTTCCGGCAACTGCTACAAGGTCAAGCTCGTGCTCGCGCAGCTGGGTATCGCGCATGAATGGACGCATGTGGCGATCGGCCGCGGCGAAACCCGTACGGCCGAGTTCCTGCGGCTCAACCCGAACGGCAAGATCCCCGTCCTGCTGCTCGACAACGGCGAGGTGCTCTCCGAGTCCAACGCGATCATCAACTACCTCGCCGAGGGTTCGCCGCTCTTGCCGACGGACCGACTCACGCGAGCACGCGTGCTGGAGTGGCAGTTCTTCGAGCAATACAGCCATGAGCCCTACATCGCGGTGGCGCGCTTCATCAATCGCTACCTCGGCATGCCGGAGCACAAGCGCGCCGAGTTCGAATCGAAGCAGACCGGCGGCCTCAAGGCCTTGGGCGTGATGGAGCAGCAGTTGGGCAAGACGCCCTTCCTCGTCGGTGAGCACTACACGATCGCCGACGTCTCGCTTTACGCCTACACCCACGTGGCGCATGAGGGCGGTTTCGACCTCGCCGCGTTTCCCGCGGTGAGCACGTGGGTGGAGCGGGTGCGGCAGCAGCCGGGGCACGTAACGATGGAGCAGTTCCTGTAG
- a CDS encoding BCCT family transporter — protein MQLIVSAGLIAVILVWGLLSPATLSSFFSEALARITHSFGWFYLWLVLGLVILALYLAVSRYGELKLGEEDDEPEFSLHAWFAMLFAAGMGIGLVFFGVAEPVSHFGTPPGGIAPHTAEAAQTAMRYTFFHWGFHPWAIYGVVGLAIAFFSFRRKTKPLVGAVTESLHWTLVRRLSPAFNILATVATTFGVAASLGVGATQINSGLNAAFGMQISTLNQSIIIVVTTLLFLTSAVTGVERGVKWLSTANLVLAALLALAVFLLGPTIAIVDTLTTTLGSYISEFVRMSLRMTPFRTSTWVADWTIFYWAWWLSWSPFVGMFIARVSRGRTIREFIFGVVLAPTLVSFLWFSIFGATALNLEIFHHVPLEQALKNDASTVLFVMFESLPASLLLSVTATILVFVFFVTSGDSATLVLGTMSTEGDLNPPARVKIIWGVLVAGIALSLLQAGGIQAVQSATIVFALPFSAVLLLMAIAVTLAIREDWHAENARERELHRKLRELARQAEAAGLDIGRAHLELRLSHRPPPTRSDALQDAPTEASRDPRAP, from the coding sequence ATGCAACTCATCGTTTCGGCCGGCCTCATCGCGGTGATCCTGGTCTGGGGGCTGCTCTCTCCGGCGACGCTCAGCAGTTTCTTCAGCGAAGCCCTCGCGCGCATCACCCACAGCTTCGGCTGGTTCTATCTCTGGCTGGTGCTGGGCCTGGTGATCCTGGCCTTGTATCTGGCCGTCAGCCGCTACGGCGAGCTCAAGCTGGGCGAAGAGGACGACGAGCCGGAGTTCTCCCTGCATGCGTGGTTCGCGATGCTCTTCGCCGCCGGCATGGGCATCGGGCTGGTGTTCTTCGGCGTGGCCGAACCCGTCTCGCACTTCGGCACGCCGCCCGGCGGCATCGCCCCGCACACCGCGGAAGCGGCGCAGACGGCGATGCGCTACACCTTCTTCCACTGGGGCTTTCATCCCTGGGCGATCTATGGCGTCGTCGGGCTCGCCATCGCCTTCTTCAGCTTCCGCCGCAAGACCAAGCCCCTGGTCGGCGCGGTCACCGAATCGCTGCACTGGACGCTGGTGCGGCGCCTCTCGCCCGCCTTCAACATCCTCGCCACGGTGGCCACCACTTTCGGCGTAGCGGCCTCGCTGGGCGTGGGTGCCACGCAGATCAACAGCGGGCTCAATGCGGCCTTCGGCATGCAGATCAGCACGCTGAACCAGTCGATCATCATCGTGGTCACCACGCTGCTCTTCCTGACCTCGGCGGTGACCGGCGTGGAGCGCGGGGTCAAGTGGTTGTCGACCGCCAACCTCGTGCTCGCCGCCCTGCTCGCGCTGGCCGTGTTCCTGCTCGGCCCCACGATCGCGATCGTCGATACGCTGACCACCACGCTGGGTTCCTACATCTCGGAATTCGTGCGCATGAGCCTGCGCATGACGCCTTTTCGCACCAGCACCTGGGTGGCGGACTGGACCATCTTCTACTGGGCCTGGTGGCTGTCGTGGTCGCCCTTCGTCGGCATGTTCATCGCGCGCGTCTCGCGCGGCCGCACCATCCGGGAGTTCATCTTCGGCGTGGTGCTGGCGCCTACCCTGGTGAGCTTCCTGTGGTTCTCGATCTTCGGCGCCACGGCGCTCAACCTGGAGATCTTCCACCACGTACCGCTCGAACAGGCCTTGAAGAACGACGCCTCCACGGTGCTCTTCGTGATGTTCGAATCCCTGCCCGCGAGCCTGCTGCTCTCGGTCACGGCGACCATCCTGGTCTTCGTCTTCTTCGTGACCTCGGGCGACTCCGCCACCCTGGTGCTCGGCACCATGAGCACCGAGGGCGACCTGAACCCGCCCGCGCGGGTCAAGATCATCTGGGGCGTGCTGGTCGCGGGCATCGCGCTGAGTCTCCTGCAGGCTGGCGGCATCCAGGCCGTACAGTCCGCCACCATCGTCTTCGCCCTGCCCTTCTCGGCCGTGCTGCTGCTGATGGCGATCGCGGTCACGCTGGCCATCCGCGAAGACTGGCACGCCGAGAACGCCCGCGAGCGCGAACTGCACCGCAAGCTGCGCGAACTCGCGCGACAGGCTGAAGCCGCGGGCCTGGACATCGGCCGCGCGCACCTGGAGTTGCGGCTCTCACACCGGCCGCCGCCAACGCGTTCCGATGCGCTCCAGGACGCACCTACCGAAGCCTCGCGCGACCCGCGCGCCCCCTGA
- a CDS encoding polysaccharide deacetylase family protein translates to MRSTLAIALLACLNLWSGLCHAAPAPGEAPIRFLLSFDDGPVPAPGVHTRMIQRSLQDNPVMPGIKAVFFMQTEHPVRGGSEAGSAMMRETCEAGHVLAVHSGHVRGHVSHTRMTEDELVRTLDRAKAHIAETCERTATLVRPPNWSYTPHTLDVYGREGLQMVLTDLSANDGKIYGWIVSLRRRIHLHHELELVAEQRAAGKMPVVDGVIPVVATFHDTNLYTAEHAGEYLQILVEEAREIGLPLADKPFYDNAAELTRAASARAELGKWVCDGASRTVSLRERLFGDGSVDSRRDCF, encoded by the coding sequence ATGCGCAGCACCCTCGCCATCGCCCTCCTCGCCTGCCTCAACCTCTGGAGCGGCCTCTGCCACGCCGCGCCGGCGCCCGGCGAGGCGCCGATCCGCTTCCTCCTGAGCTTCGACGACGGCCCCGTGCCCGCGCCCGGCGTGCACACCCGCATGATCCAGCGCTCACTGCAGGACAACCCGGTGATGCCCGGCATCAAGGCCGTGTTTTTCATGCAGACCGAGCATCCGGTTCGCGGCGGCAGCGAAGCCGGGAGCGCGATGATGCGCGAGACCTGCGAAGCCGGCCATGTGCTGGCGGTGCATTCGGGCCATGTGCGTGGCCACGTCTCGCACACCCGCATGACCGAGGACGAACTCGTGCGCACGCTGGATCGCGCCAAGGCGCACATCGCCGAGACCTGCGAACGTACCGCCACCCTGGTGCGCCCGCCCAACTGGTCCTACACCCCGCACACCCTCGACGTCTATGGCCGCGAGGGCCTGCAAATGGTGCTGACCGACCTTTCCGCCAACGACGGCAAGATCTACGGCTGGATCGTCAGCCTGCGCCGCCGCATCCACCTGCACCACGAACTCGAACTCGTCGCCGAACAGCGCGCCGCCGGCAAGATGCCCGTGGTCGACGGCGTGATCCCGGTCGTCGCGACCTTCCACGACACCAACCTCTACACCGCCGAACACGCCGGCGAGTACCTGCAGATCCTCGTCGAGGAAGCCCGCGAGATCGGCCTGCCCCTCGCCGACAAACCCTTCTACGACAACGCGGCCGAACTCACCCGCGCCGCCAGCGCGCGGGCAGAGCTCGGCAAATGGGTCTGCGACGGCGCCTCGCGCACCGTGTCGCTACGCGAACGTCTCTTCGGCGACGGCTCGGTGGACAGCCGGCGGGACTGTTTCTAG
- a CDS encoding glycoside hydrolase family 3 N-terminal domain-containing protein encodes MTKAPAVQPPQLPNYADWPRIESSIKTDPAMEARIAAIVAGMTVEQKVGQMTQPDIRSISPEEVRKHYIGSVLNGGGGWPGNNKLATVADWVATADAFWEASITTDAKVQIPIIWGTDAVHGHGNVFGATLFQHNIGLGATRDADLIERIAEATARQVWATGIDWTFAPTLAVVRDDRWGRTYEGYSEDAAIVRDFAAPIVRGLQGNDFTRPVRVIGCAKHFLGDGGTRGGKDQGINDVSESELINRHAQGYYTALAAGAQTVMATFNSWTNEKLGIREGKIHGSHYLLTTVLKGKMGFDGLVVSDWNGVGQVKGDTNFRCANSIKAGIDMVMVPTEWREFITNTLEQVRSGEIPMSRIDDAVTRILRVKLRAGVFELPRPAKREGAGQMKSMLFRDLAREAVRKSLVLLKNKGGVLPLARDKKVLVVGKGANDLGIQTAGWSLTWQGTTNTNADFPNADSILDGIVDSVGKKNVTFSEDAAGVDVKKFDAVIAVIGETPYAEGVGDLGEDGDLDHSARYPEDLAVIEAVSGKGVPVITVLITGRVLWVNRELNRSDAFVVAWLPGSEGKGVSDLLFRGKKGEVAHDFTGRLSYSWPKRADQVSLNVGDKKYDPLFAYDFGLSVKDACTLGTLDETVSAKRHVRLPDVEIFRQVSKAPYRVYLGTPEEGVEHMIGADLNVEYEHPAAHMSTVQVNVQQDAKRIDWKGGKPATFIARAASALRQDGYVRSEGALAFDIVMSDLPKGPVLVGIGNATKGGACFDISGSLKTLKAGIKHTVMLPLASFDAAGADFTAIDIPFFIQSSHAFSAAIANIRWAPGLAKDGNCLKLG; translated from the coding sequence ATGACCAAAGCCCCTGCCGTTCAGCCCCCGCAACTGCCCAACTACGCCGACTGGCCCCGCATCGAAAGCAGCATCAAGACCGATCCGGCCATGGAAGCCCGTATCGCCGCGATCGTCGCCGGCATGACGGTGGAGCAGAAGGTCGGCCAGATGACGCAACCCGACATCCGCAGCATCTCGCCCGAAGAAGTGCGCAAGCACTACATAGGCTCGGTGCTCAACGGCGGCGGCGGCTGGCCGGGCAACAACAAGCTGGCCACGGTGGCCGACTGGGTCGCGACGGCCGACGCTTTCTGGGAAGCCTCAATCACCACCGACGCCAAGGTGCAGATCCCCATCATCTGGGGCACGGACGCGGTGCACGGCCACGGCAACGTCTTCGGTGCCACGCTCTTCCAGCACAACATCGGCCTGGGCGCGACACGCGACGCCGACTTGATTGAACGCATCGCCGAAGCGACCGCACGCCAGGTCTGGGCCACCGGCATCGACTGGACCTTCGCCCCGACGCTGGCCGTGGTGCGCGACGACCGCTGGGGCCGCACCTACGAGGGCTACTCGGAAGACGCCGCGATCGTGCGCGACTTCGCCGCCCCGATCGTGCGCGGCCTGCAGGGCAATGACTTCACCCGCCCGGTGCGCGTGATCGGCTGTGCCAAGCACTTCCTCGGCGACGGCGGCACCCGCGGCGGCAAGGACCAGGGCATCAACGACGTGTCCGAATCGGAGCTCATCAATCGCCATGCGCAGGGTTACTACACGGCGCTCGCCGCCGGCGCGCAGACCGTGATGGCGACCTTCAACAGCTGGACCAACGAGAAGCTCGGCATCCGCGAAGGCAAGATCCACGGCAGCCACTACCTGCTCACCACCGTGCTCAAGGGGAAGATGGGCTTCGATGGCCTGGTGGTCTCCGACTGGAACGGCGTGGGCCAGGTCAAGGGCGATACCAACTTCCGCTGCGCGAACTCCATCAAGGCCGGCATCGACATGGTGATGGTGCCCACCGAGTGGCGCGAGTTCATCACCAACACGCTCGAGCAAGTGCGCTCGGGCGAAATCCCGATGAGCCGCATCGACGACGCGGTAACCCGCATCCTGCGCGTGAAGTTGCGCGCCGGCGTGTTCGAGCTGCCGCGTCCGGCCAAGCGCGAAGGCGCGGGCCAGATGAAGTCCATGCTCTTCCGCGACCTCGCCCGCGAAGCCGTGCGCAAGAGCCTGGTGCTGCTCAAGAACAAGGGCGGCGTGCTGCCGCTCGCGCGTGACAAGAAGGTGCTGGTCGTCGGCAAGGGCGCCAACGACCTGGGCATCCAGACCGCCGGCTGGTCGCTCACCTGGCAGGGCACCACCAACACCAACGCCGACTTCCCTAATGCCGACAGCATCCTCGACGGCATCGTCGACAGCGTCGGCAAGAAGAACGTCACCTTCAGCGAAGACGCCGCCGGCGTGGACGTGAAGAAGTTCGACGCGGTGATCGCCGTGATCGGCGAGACCCCCTACGCCGAAGGCGTGGGCGACCTTGGCGAAGACGGTGATCTGGACCACTCCGCGCGCTACCCCGAAGACCTCGCCGTCATCGAGGCGGTGAGCGGCAAGGGCGTGCCCGTCATCACCGTGCTGATCACCGGCCGCGTGCTGTGGGTGAATCGCGAGCTCAACCGTTCCGACGCCTTCGTCGTCGCCTGGCTGCCGGGCAGCGAAGGCAAGGGCGTGTCCGACCTGCTCTTCCGCGGCAAGAAGGGCGAAGTGGCCCATGACTTCACCGGCCGCCTCTCCTACTCCTGGCCGAAGCGCGCCGACCAGGTCTCGCTCAACGTCGGCGACAAGAAGTACGACCCGCTCTTCGCCTACGACTTCGGCCTTTCGGTGAAGGACGCCTGCACGCTGGGCACGCTGGACGAAACCGTATCGGCCAAACGCCATGTGCGCCTGCCCGACGTGGAGATCTTCCGCCAGGTGAGCAAGGCACCGTATCGCGTCTACCTCGGCACGCCGGAAGAAGGCGTGGAGCACATGATCGGCGCCGACCTGAACGTCGAGTACGAACACCCCGCTGCGCACATGAGCACGGTGCAGGTGAACGTGCAGCAGGACGCCAAGCGCATCGACTGGAAGGGCGGCAAGCCCGCCACCTTCATCGCGCGCGCCGCCAGCGCCCTGCGCCAGGACGGCTACGTACGCTCCGAAGGCGCATTGGCCTTCGACATCGTGATGAGCGACCTGCCCAAGGGGCCGGTGCTGGTCGGTATCGGCAACGCAACCAAGGGCGGCGCCTGCTTTGACATCTCGGGTTCGCTCAAGACACTCAAGGCCGGCATCAAGCACACGGTGATGCTGCCGTTGGCCTCCTTCGATGCTGCGGGCGCGGACTTCACCGCGATCGACATTCCCTTCTTCATCCAGAGCAGCCACGCTTTCTCGGCCGCCATCGCCAACATCCGTTGGGCGCCGGGCCTGGCCAAGGACGGCAACTGCCTCAAACTGGGTTGA
- a CDS encoding aminopeptidase — MRTSIAVLATVLCSACSVSPSYYWQAAGGQIELLRAARPITEIEASAETPEPLRQRLALVQQLRHFASGELGLAESRGFDRYADIKRPYVVWNVFAAPALSSQSREWCVPVAGCVGYLGYFALEDARAQAASLKAEGMDVYVGGVPAYSTLGWFSDPVLNTYVQWPELDLARLIFHELAHQVVYVKGDTEFNESFAVAVEQAGLRRWAAQPEKATLMSQFERAHEIRDDFAALVLETRGALQALYAEPLPEADKRARKAALITQMQTRYHQLRDGKWQGFAGYDRWFAQDINNAQLNSVGFYTRWVPAFEALLAREGDDLPRFYAAVKRLAQQPEPQRHRSLAALEHTPSSGELARVD, encoded by the coding sequence ATGCGAACCTCGATTGCTGTTCTTGCCACGGTGCTGTGCTCGGCCTGCTCGGTCTCGCCCTCCTACTACTGGCAGGCGGCGGGTGGGCAGATCGAATTGCTGCGCGCCGCGCGACCGATCACCGAGATCGAGGCCAGCGCGGAGACGCCCGAGCCCCTGCGCCAGCGCCTCGCCCTGGTGCAACAGCTGCGCCATTTCGCCTCAGGCGAGCTGGGGCTGGCAGAGAGCCGCGGCTTCGACCGCTACGCGGACATCAAGCGCCCCTACGTGGTCTGGAATGTCTTCGCCGCCCCGGCCCTGTCCAGCCAGTCGCGGGAGTGGTGCGTGCCGGTGGCCGGCTGCGTCGGCTACCTCGGCTATTTCGCGCTCGAGGATGCCAGGGCCCAGGCCGCGAGCCTCAAGGCCGAGGGCATGGATGTGTACGTCGGCGGCGTGCCGGCGTATTCCACCCTGGGCTGGTTCTCCGACCCGGTACTCAACACCTATGTGCAATGGCCGGAACTCGATCTGGCGCGGCTGATCTTCCATGAGCTCGCGCACCAGGTGGTCTACGTGAAGGGCGATACCGAGTTCAACGAATCCTTTGCGGTGGCGGTAGAGCAGGCGGGCTTGCGGCGCTGGGCCGCGCAGCCCGAGAAGGCCACCCTGATGTCGCAGTTCGAGCGGGCGCACGAGATACGCGACGACTTTGCGGCGTTGGTGTTGGAGACCCGCGGCGCGCTGCAGGCGCTGTATGCCGAGCCCTTGCCCGAAGCCGACAAGCGCGCACGCAAGGCCGCGCTGATCACGCAGATGCAGACCCGCTATCACCAGTTGCGTGACGGCAAATGGCAGGGCTTTGCCGGCTACGACCGCTGGTTCGCGCAGGACATCAACAACGCGCAGCTCAATTCGGTGGGCTTCTACACCCGCTGGGTCCCGGCCTTCGAGGCGCTGCTCGCGCGCGAAGGCGACGACCTGCCGCGTTTCTACGCGGCGGTGAAGCGGCTCGCCCAGCAGCCCGAGCCACAGCGCCATCGCAGCCTCGCGGCGCTGGAGCACACGCCCTCGTCCGGAGAGCTCGCGCGGGTCGATTGA